In Zerene cesonia ecotype Mississippi chromosome 12, Zerene_cesonia_1.1, whole genome shotgun sequence, the genomic stretch ATTTCATCTCAATAACTTCCGGTAAGAGGATATCCGGATTACTACAAACGTTAAAAACGATTGATAAATGTATTTGGAGGTTTGTAGTGGACGAATTTTCGTTTGTAGttagatagaaaataaattagagaggtaaaatcgaaaataatcgANNNNNNNNNNNNNNNNNNNNNNNNNNNNNNNNNNNNNNNNNNNNNNNNNNNNNNNNNNNNNNNNNNNNNNNNNNNNNNNNNNNNNNNNNNNNNNNNNNNNNNNNNNNNNNNNNNNNNNNNNNNNNNNNNNNNNNNNNNNNNNNNNNNNNNNNNNNNNNNNNNNNNNNNNNNNNNNNNNNNNNNNNNNNNNNNNNNNNNNNNNNNNNNNNNNNNNNNNNNNNNNNNNNNNNNNNNNNNNNNNNNNNNNNNNNNNNNNNNNNNNNNNNNNNNNNNNNNNNNNNNNNNNNNNNNNNNNNNNNNNNNNNNNNNNNNNNNNNNNNNNNNNNNNNNNNNNNNNNNNNNNNNNNNNNNNNNNNNNNNNNNNNNNNNNNNNNNNNNNNNNNNNNNNNNNNNNNNNNNNNNNNNNNNNNNNNNNNNNNNNNNNNNNNNNNNNNNNNNNNNNNNNNNNNNNNNNNNNNNNNNNNNNNNNNNNNNNNNNNNNNNNNNNNNNNNNNNNNNNNNNNNNNNNNNNNNNNNNNNNNNNNNNNNNNNNNNNNNNNNNNNNNNNNNNNNNNNNNNNNNNNNNNNNNNNNNNNNNNNNNNNNNNNNNNNNNNNNNNNNNNNNNNNNNNNNNNNNNNNNNNNNNNNNNNNNNNNNNNNNNNNNNNNNNNNNNNNNNNNNNNNNNNNNNNNNNNNNNNNNNNNNNNNNNNNNNNNNNNNNNNNNNNNNNNNNNNNNNNNNNNNNNNNNNNNNNNNNNNNNNNNNNNNNNNNNNNNNNNNNNNNNNNNNNNNNNNNNNNNNNNNNNNNNNNNNNNNNNNNNNNNNNNNNNNNNNNNNNNNNNNNNNNNNNNNNNNNNNNNNNNNNNNNNNNNNNNNNNNNNNNNNNNNNNNNNNNNNNNNNNNNNNNNNNNNNNNNNNNNNNNNNNNNNNNNNNNNNNNNNNNNNNNNNNNNNNNNNNNNNNNNNNNNNNNNNNNNNNNNNNNNNNNNNNNNNNNNNNNNNNNNNNNNNNNNNNNNNNNNNcccttataatttttttttggtgcTACTACTTACGAAATTATCTTCACTACTTACGACTACATATCTAAATCTATCGAACGGAgcaaaaaaatgtgattttttttaagtcgggtGCCAAGTTCACAtagccgcgtaagtccgtatcctgtaggaatatcgggatacaaagttgcctatatgttattctagttgtccagctgtctacgtaccaaatttcattgcaatcgcttcagtaggtttagcgtgaaagagaaacaaacacacacacatctttaaaaactttctcatttataacattagtacgAAGTAGGATTCATCAGTAAATTGGATTTTACCAGCTTTTAAAGCTAAAATCTTTATACCGACATTGATTCCTAAACGGTCATTTCATCACACGTTTATGATAATGGTGTAATGAGGACAAAAGAATGGCAAGCAATTAtatggaaattaaatatttagttcgTCACAATAATAAGCCAATATTCCTCTCCGAAGTtccatctatttatatattaagtctTATCTAAATCTGATTAGTATTAAGtatgtttttatcaaaaaaaatcttgtattATGTTCTATGTATTAGCtatataaagcaatattaGTCATAAAACccatatcttatcttataaacATCATTGTCatgtataattaatcaattaattccTTTAATTGTTGAAATCATGCTGACATGGCATAATTTATCGTTATGTGTGCATTAACTTAGATGAATGTCGGATGGATGATACAAACCCAATACAAACGCATATTTCGAATGTAAAGTTTCATCCATAATGGATCAGCACTCAGTAGTTATATGTTGAAATATCGTTCCGCCCCGTCTTTGCTCTTtgtgttaattgttttaatagtatgaaagatatttttataaatacaaaactaaacaaagattgaaaattattacttgATTTCATTGTGTGACTGTGCATTGTATATTAaagagtttataaataaaataaataactacattagttttaaaaaaacaataattgaatataaacaattcGAAGGATTATGGAGCTTGTATCATACTAAAAAGATTACGCGAAAAAGATcattctttttatgttttttcgtACCGTGTGATTGAAGATGGAGTCGAAATAAAATGATGCATACTTCAATGTATTCTTgcattctttgtttttattttaaattatgatgcCTTTCCCATCGCTTGTCCATTAAATTGACTTATGTTGCGATGTAAGCAGACATTATCAGGCGATTCATTATTTCGATTGCATATTTATggcttaatttttatagtcgACTACTTGTTTCCTAAATTCGTCTCTCTTACTCAGCGAACACATATTTGCCATTAATCATTCGTTTTTTGGATTAAACTCTAGTGCTAGCTAAAACGCAGTGATAATTTGTGCATtgtatcttttattaataatgacgCGTTCGGTGCGTCAGGTAACTTAAGGGTACTTTGTTCAACGTTGCGACCTAGGATTTTTAGAACGAACTTAATTTAATGCACTAAGACGCTATTACTTCTGAATTTCCGGTAAACCTAGTAGACCGTTCTTAGGCATTTTATCGTGAAAAacctacatttattttgttttctaagGATAGTGTATTCTTAAGCATCATAGTCCCTTGGGTATGCGTTAATATCCCTTCATACTTCATGCcatgtacttttatttatataaataatgtttcatctTTCCAGGTGGCCTGGGCACACGGCATTGGGTAACATTCATGCTGTTTCTGGGCATGGCAAATGCGTATATCATGAGAACGAACATGTCCGTCGCGATCGTAGCGATGGTGAACCACACCGCGCTGCCGGTGGACAAGGAGGCAATGGATACTGAGTGCGGGGCTGTTGATGGCAATTCTACTAAGGTGGGTTCTTTGGAATATGAAGCGAGATTGGGTTATGATTACAGAGTATTTCTCTACCATATAGCCAGGCTTTTCATCTATTATTGAAGTGTCGCTCTACTAATGTGCAGTGCAACAAAATTTATGCTGTTAAGGTGAGCTATGGGGGTATGATAAACGTGAAAAAATTTACTCTCTCTAAAGCAAAACTCTGTAGATATTGATTTAGTGTTCTTCCACCAAAGAGCTACATTAGActgattcttttattaaactgCTTTGAGTAAAAAGTAAGCACGAGATCATCAGCCTAGATTTTGCCTTAGGTTTAGGCTTTTATTGTGGGAGAGAATACGAAATTTgtatcttttttgttttatcaactGTCTCTCATCCTTTGCTAcccaatgaaaaaaaatatatatatattaactgaATTACAAATCCATTTTTATACAACACCACATACTTTTTTTTGCTGAAAATTgtcatatgaataaaaatttactccAAGAAAGACCATAAAATTCTCTTATCTTTAATTCCATTGCATCTTAAACATCGAGAGCCCAAATGCAAATACGATATCTCTGTTTACTTCTTTCAGAAATATGTGTTTAACCTGGTTTTAATTTACAGGAGGTGTTAACTCAAGATGGCCAATTTGTTTGGAGTTCCACCCTCCAGGGCTATATTCTTTCATCATTCTTCTATGGATATGTTATTACTCAAATCCCCTTCGGTATCCTGTCCAAGAGGTAAGACCTTAGATTTGTACCTAGGCTTAAAATTCACGTCTATTTaaagttgtaatttttttttatttatatattaagttatgTGGTTTggatattattttcatgtagAAATGAGTTGCATTATATcagaaatattatgtttaaggGGATTTAAAtggaagtttttattttaataaaaatattcgtatCAAACTTATCTGACTAATTTGATTAAACTTCAATCAATATATATGAttgattcataattattttcactttgaaaaatgcttattctcgttaaataatttaatctgaATGTAAACTTCATTATGATTGATTGATGATACTCATAAAAATTCACAAACCAGCTTGTTTATTCCAcgaataaacaatttcatttaaacaacACAGCTATGAGGTTGTTAACGAAAAAGTGTAagtaataatttctaaatttagtTAGTGAAATCGTAGCCAAAAGTGCTAAAAACGGTACATCACGTGCGTTGGTTATACTTAGATAATGTACTGGAAAAAAGTGGTGTGAAATTATTCACTTCGAAAGCTTTCGGCTAGGCGATTTATTGAGTATCTTCCATGgacgtaatatttattttctatatttaaaatacagaaataaaaacttacgtCAATGTTGCAATGTGGagcatagattatataaaGCAGCCAGTAAGTGAAGCATTGCTCGCTTCTTATTCGAATTTATTAGTTTACGTgaattgagttttattttattgaatgtatCTCTGGTCGATCTGTAGCTTCCAGCTTAAATAGCACTACCCTTATCgagctttattaattatgtgtaaTAGAGTAAAAACTGCTTTTACTcactgtttttaaatttagaaactgTAGTCACATTACTTCACTTAAAAGGTGAAATGTTGCCatactaaaaatgtttattaagacacttatatttttcttaatttattgccAACTGTCTACACGTCTGTCTATTTCCTCTATTGACTATATTTGTCCCAGGTTCGGAGCCCGTCTGTTCCTCGGTGTAGGAATGTTGATCAACTCCGTTTTCGGTCTGCTGGTCCCAGTAGCGGCTGAGGCTGGTTACCCTTGGCTTATTCTGGTCAGATTTATCCAGGGATTGGGAGAGGTTAGTTATCAATCATATAGTAATCGGTCATAAAGCTGAAGCGTTTATATTGAGACTTGTGAGAGTCATACTGTATAAAtatcttttcttattttttgatatagttttaataaatttttattatttagtcatataaatcaattcaataaTGTGCTAAAGTGAATGTACCAAAAAGCCCAAACATTCAGACCGTTTAAAGGGATAAAaggttatttattcaattcatgAACAATTGACGACTGACTGAAACTTATTCAATATCAGTGGAATTTGACttcaagttttaaaataaatttatgataattaaattttaaataatattttatttattatgttaaataatattattagatggCGTGGCTCACTCTccgatattatttaattaagcttTCGCCAATTCGTTATTAGCTGTAAAAGTAAATTGGAGTATTTCATTAgtttcatttgtaaaatattcgtCCACAGGGACCCATAGTCCCGTGTTCACACGCGATGCTAGCAAAATGGATTCCACCCAACGAAAGAAGTCGGATGGGAGCAGCTGTATATGCCGGTAAGGATAGTCTTGTTAACAAGGagcaattacaaaaatatattaatttttatattaaaagatttcCATATTGCCATGGGGAGATTATGTGATGGGATATTTTCTTTAGCAACACCGAAGCATCACATTAAGACATGCAATTCTTATAcgatactagctgcacccggcaaacgctgttctgccttactctcaTCATTtagataagcacaaaaaatttcatcaaaatcggtcaagccgtttcggaggagtatggcaacgaaaactgtgacacgagaattttatatatatagatattattgtgTCTATGATTTAGTCAGAATACGAATTTTGTTACAATGGTAATTGGATTGTCATAGTATGTTAATGGAATCGTAATGGTGTGTCATCACTATATGAgtttgtatgcttagatctttaaaattacgtaacagatgtttttttaatatatatcatcgattcaagaggaatttatatgtataataacatagaaagAAATGGGGGGAAAAGGGTTATACTTCGAATTTAagacgtgcgaagccgcgggaaacGCTAGTTTTTAGAAAACCTACTGATCTTCCCATACCGTTTATTCCTATTAACCTTTCTAGaacaaatatcttaatattctAGAAAGGAATTAGGAAACCAttatatattgcatattaaacttaatttttccCTGTCAGGTGCCCAATTCGGGACGGTTATCTCGATGCCGCTATCGGGCCTGCTCTCCGCGTACGGTTTCGCCGGCGGCTGGCCGTCCATCTTCTACGTGTTCGGGCTGATCGGCACCGTGTGGTGTATCGCGTTCCTGCTCTTTGTGTCCGAAGACCCGGAACAGTGTCCCAGCATCAAGGAGGCGGAGAAGAAGTATATATTGAACTCGTTGTGGGGCGCGGCTGGGTCTAGCGTGAGTGTTtgactataatttaatttttgtttatttctttcttacaATTAGCTCCAACAGTAATTTTTTCTACTTTCTAGTCTGTCgttttatctttaaatgaaAGTAAGTAAGTGTAAGtgtatatttaacaatgtataatttatttattacataacatcatttgaatttcgaagaGCTATTTTCCATAGTTTCTAAATGTGGTCAAAATTTATTctcattatgtttaaaaattgcattgtCTGTATCTAGGAGatcaagaattaaaaaactcCCGTACAACATGCACAATCATCTCTTCCTTAACTATGTATGTCAATACATCCCTATAACACGTCACAAATCTCGAAATATACCATCTCATACTCATTCCAGTCACCACCAATCCCGTGGCGCAAGATCCTGATGTCAATGCCGTTCTGGGCGATCATGCTGGCGCACATGGGACAGAACTACGGCTACGAGACGCTGATGACAGAATTGCCGACATTCATGCGTCAAGTGCTGCACTTCTCTATCAAGGATGTGAGTTGAAGTATTCTAAAATTACACTTAATTAAGAGATCTACCAAGCCGCCCATTGTGGTGGTGATAGCTtggtgtattatatttattaatttattccattCACTTGGACTTTTTATTGGTCAGAGTTCAAtgcatcaataattaattatctctCATATCGTAAGGAATTACTTCAATCGTATATTACctggtaaataatttaatattaaatatgaagcAAAATCGGCAACCGTTAAATTTCATCGTTAAATTGTCAAATTAAATCACATTGTGGTTGACAAATGACAAGCTCGTTCGCGCGCAAATTAGCCATTAATCACGCGGGCTGTCAAAAGGTCAAGTGGCCGGGTCAAGTAATTGGACGAATCAAGTGAATTATGAATCACGGCGGTGGTTGTATGAAATTCATGAAATGTTGAACATGTTAAGaatgtaaattacattaaacggttaaataatatatacattatacattcctaattttaatttatttaatagggtgctttttacattttctaatGTGGAATTATTCctatttttgttattccaCTACTCTTTTATATTCTTTGGATGAAATTGTGTACACTATAGTAGTTTAGTTGTTGAAGGAcatgttaaaaaagtatattgataaaaagtaACTCTACAATCTTCATACGGGGTCAAAGTCCATAGTCCtcgaattaaacaaaaatgagtTCTACACGCGTGTTTTAAAGTTGACATTATCATTTGTTGTTTCTGTGTCTAATTTTATCCTAGACTCCCATTGACTGCGTTAAATTATAGCTCACGTTTCATTTTCAACGTCACGCTGACGTCAGcacttgataaataattattcataatcgtttgtttgtgtgttttttaatgaTCAAGTTGATTTCTAGGTAAATTACGCAATCTAACctacatattacattaaactAAATAAGGAATTCGATTAATTTACtactagattaaaaaaaatcaatttatatggTTTAGATATTTAGAGTAGAGATactagttttattattcatcaaaCACGCAAAAGATTTAATGatgaaacaaagaaattaCAAATGCAAGATTGCGCgaaaataacgaaaaaataagtacatacttaaacattttatatacgcCAGCATTAgaagagaaaattaaaaaaaaatgctcttataaaaaataggagaacttatcaattaataattaatatcttttatttcagAATGGTTTCGTGTCAGCCCTCCCGTATCTGTGCATGTGGTTGTTCTCAATGTTCATCTCTGTGGTGGCCGACTGGATGCTGTCCAGTGGCAGATTCAACCACACCCAAGTCAGAAAGATCATTAACAGTATTGGTGAGGATTCATTGAAGTACGAGTGAAGTCGCTATGCCTTTACTCATAGCTGTATTAAgccttttatttttagagtttttaaaacacagtaatataataaatgtgaaagtgtgtttgtttggatgtttgtccgccaggctaaaactactgaacggatttcgatgcaatttggtatacagacagggtataatGGTGATAGGATACaatttatcccgattaaatgctcccttgggatataacaggaatcttgatatccgggcggagctgcgacgagcgtctagtgctttataaatcagaaaatgttaaagaatagaaaagcttatttcacgaggcgggattcgaatccgTCCATTTATAAGGCATTTcaattctataaaacaaaaaattaaacttatggtatattttgtgtattactATTATTGCCTCTTTAACAGTGATCAGAATGTTCTAGTGTATCTACATTTCCCAGGTTAGCtggtgtttaaaaattttttatcaaaatttcttCCTTTCCAGGTGAATACGGTCCAGCAATTGGTTTATTCATCGCAGCGAACACGGGCTGTAATCCCGCGGCTACTGTGGCCATACTTGCTGTAGGCGTGGGTCTCAACGGCGGTATTTACTCGGGTTTCAAGGTACGTTTTTAAtcgaaaataattagaaaatggTCGTTTTctctgtatgtttttatttcctcAGTCTGTTTGAGCGTTTAAGCAATTTCTTGCAATATGCAGTAAACATTTAGTAGTAATATTCTGGATCTTTCGTAGTTTGTAGTAAcagtgaaaatatatatgtaatgaatctattataaacaatacgtTTTTATACTCTTCAAACttacttacaattttttttttatttatagagaaaTTCTGGAACATTccataatctaaataaaaatttcttgttTAGGTGAACCATTTGGATATATCGCCTCGTTTCGCTGGAATTCTGATGGCATTCACCAACTGCCTCGCCAACTTGACCGGTTTACTGGCTCCCATCGTCGCTGGATATATAATTGAAGGAAAGGTAATAAGCTAAAAGTTATCTCTTACAAATTACGACAAACTAAGCATTTATAGTAGAGTGATGTGTGaaggaaatttttattatgaatactaTCAGAggagtattaaaatatattttgatggatataaaatatgcGGTGATAAGATTTTTCTTCAATATGTATCGTAAATTGAATCTGTTTTAtggtacttaaaaaaaaattgtatatgaaATGATGAGATGTGATTGtgatttttaaagaaagaaaaaaataactatacaaaattattgttgtacattaaattcaaacattttttacatttaaatcaaCCAAATTTATTCTTCcctaaaataacaaatccaaacaatttttattctttcagcCGACACAAGCACAATGGAGGAAAGTATTCTATATCGCTGGCGGAATTTACATATTCTGTGCGACATTCTACAATCTGTTCGGTTCAGGAAGGCGGCAGGACTGGGACAACCCCGCCGACGACGAAGCGAACGCTAAGAAAGCCGCAGATAAAAAAGCAAAGAAGAATGCCGCCAAAAATGAGAACACAGCGGAGACCGCGCAATAGATTATAGCAGCTTGGCGGGCTTGAGAGATTGACAGAAAACAATGACAGTTGCCAGCTGTCAAATAATCGGAgggaaacttttatttattttttatttatctgaagATGACATTTTTCTTTGCAGGTTGgcttctaaataaaaatataataatcgcGTCTCTCACGTTCGCCTTAAGCTGATAGTGATACGAGTTGCAAAGTTTTAGAGCTTTTAGGTGAGACTGTTAGCTAATTATTTCCATTTCTTCTTCTCCTTCTTTCAAGTGTAACGTCTATTTACGATAGTGCTCTCTCGCTCCaccatatctatataatacgGTAGAATGAGAGAACATGCTTTTTCTGTACTATGAATTTCAGTTTTGTTAGCTAGAAGGCTAACATTTTTTACTTAAGAGCATTTAAATCAAAAGTATTCTGTACTGTTTGAATATTTCAGAAAAATCACACGTTACATTTGTTCTATGCATACAGTCTATACCTGGTCAATGTGTTTTGtacacaaaatacataaaagacGCACATCATTGGGGCTGTGATATCTTGAGTAGTTCTTTGGACtcgtatcatttttatttattaaattaattaagtatttatatgtaaaagtattataacGCTTGAGTGTAGATGAATGCGAGGtgtgtgttaataaaaatgaactttTGCTTGATACATAACTATGTAGTCAAAGCTTTGGgccaatattatatatcatagaaAATTAGTCTATGACATcgtgaataaaaaacatttaaatctaCAATGGTTACATTAATGAAAGACCTCTTAAATTACTTTGTACTGTATGTCATAAACTATAagatgatttataatatgagtcgaaaagttcatttaaaattaacacaattatttgttaagtAAGTGACAATGGGTCCAACTGTTTTAATGTTACCGTCCAAGCCAGTGAATTTTCAGAACCCCTGCACTAATGAATTTAAAGatcaatatgaaatattatacggactataaaaaaacagtgtggattttgatacataaatatgCAGTTACtcgaatacaataattttgagAATCACTAGTTCTGActaatttaatagaattttttttgggtaattattctttaaacgATTTTTCGAATTATTTTACCCTGCCTAATATAATGAAGCCATGTTTTGTCTTGCATGAAGTTACTGGCgtcaataattttgaaaaaattacattaatttgagATCTCGTGTTGCTTCATGCCACACTCCAAACTACTAAATTCAATTTTCGAATTACAAACCATATAGTCTGTGCTCTTGAGTTAGTGCCAAACGGTAATTAcctataatttgaatttattttaaatgtttagtaTTCGCTTTAAGCAAATGTTAATGCGTTAGATATgcagatattaatataagatgtaaattatttatcattttagttttattttattcataccgTGCTCGGAGCTGATGTGATCATATTGTTAGTGTACATAAGCTAAGTTTGGCTTATGATATGCTAAATTACCAtagacaaattttatattcattttagtattttgtcatagacattaatatatattgggtgatattattctaaaatagACCTTTGTAccaatttatagtattaatattttctgagAAAATTGCCAATGACAGAAGTGCCtcgtataatattaactattagatgatccaaaaatatattaactattaGATGCCGTGTGTAACATGGAACAACATTTCTGTATTATTCCtgtaacttttaataaatgcttttaaaattttcaagaaaATAAACGAGGTTTTTAAGTATGctgtcgttttattttaacaatttaatttagaaatcgttagtttattttaagaaactaGTCATGTGCATTGAAGTAAAAACTAGGTGAGTAAATATCATGACTAATATAACAGAGGTAGTTGTGATGTTGCAGGGGGATGAAACAATTTCATGAACAGCTggatcattttaaaaattctttgatCCTTGCATTATGGATCCCCGAGTACTATTAGCTATACGTTATTgtaccacagattatataatatgttctatAAATTGTGTGTGCGAGTGGGGATTGCTACAAATTGTGTAGGGAATGTAAGCGCATTAAGAATATGAAGGTGAAGATGAATTGTACAATAAGGATCAGTTCTACCTAAAAGTTAAAAGGGTAGACTCGTGGAAGTAAGCAATACGctgattttaatactttaaactTTTTCAACCAATGGCAGTTAATACTTGTTTAAACATTGATTACTTTTGTTGACACTCATGGACGTAGTATTTTAGAACGTCCATGAAGACGACATTGACTAATCCGTCACGGTCCTGTATTCTAACATGGTATAAATAAAGACgttctttatttataccatGTCAAGTATAATTTTAGACCAGGCTAAACTGGCTATGACTTGATACACTAAGTAACGATATTTAATAAGCTTATgtaaacagtaaataaaaatgcaaattctaacccaattatatattttaagcctaaaatacttaaatgtacatgaattataaaatctgCTTATCCCACAACTTTAGAATAATGCTGCAAACTAAACGCTCCAGTACCAACGCGACATGGTTGCCCGATCATAAGGCAACTCGAAGCAGACCGAAGACTATCAGTTTTAGCATTAAGTACCGCTTCCTTCAAAAATATCAAAGACGATTCAAAGGACATCTGCTGCAACGGCGAAGACGAAGCTTCCATGCCCTTGCGACTCATTGGTTCAAACACTCCATTATACGTCATATAATCAGCGACCAAAGACAAATGCCTCGGATCAACTGTAATACCGTACACATTAAACACATTttgaatttctttaattatcaCTTTATTAGCTGCTTCGATGCCGTACGTTCTAGCAATCGCGTGAATATCGTTACTATATAGCTTATTCAAATCTAAcatgttattgtatttgaaCATTTGGACGATGTTTATTCCTTCTGTCTTCAGGTATAGAACTCCCTTTTCTTTATTGGTGATAGCACGTTTTATGTTCTTGATCTCATAAATGACGGATTTCATGGCGGCCTCGCGTAATGCTTGAGAGAGATCGACTTTTAGGAAGCTAATTGGGAATAGAACTGTTAATTCGCACCATTTATAGGACTTCGTGTCAAAGGTGTAGTTTGTAGCATCACTAATGCGCTCAACGACATCTGCCATAGACTTATTGTGAGCGGCTGATACTTTTCCCGAATTGTCTTCTTCGTCTTCTTCTATATCCTTGAAGCTTTGTTCCtcattttctatttctatttcatcATCGGACTTTTCTTCTTCCTCAGATTCGGGATCATCGTACTCCTGCTCATCTGCTTGTTTTTTGCGGATTTTCACCTGGAAGTAGAAATAcgtgatttaaaattacaacctgttttatttatctgagACTACATGAGCGAAAAgcgtattttaaaatgcagTGAATGATTaactacatacaaaaacacaagaaaaatcTATGATATGTTTCAGGATTATGCTAAttggataataatatattgaaaatagaaGAGAGAGAAAAATCACAAAACCATCTCTAAACATATCTTCTAGCGATTAGaaagtcggcaatggagcaggtgggtcgcctgatggcaagcgctaccaccgcatATAATTTGGAGAGGCGAAAGGCCGATTTAAGGCCTTACGCCTCCACAGATGAACTAGGTT encodes the following:
- the LOC119830691 gene encoding putative inorganic phosphate cotransporter isoform X1 encodes the protein MVSRSRGNHVLVWEQPGLEDQRPKTYKGGLGTRHWVTFMLFLGMANAYIMRTNMSVAIVAMVNHTALPVDKEAMDTECGAVDGNSTKEVLTQDGQFVWSSTLQGYILSSFFYGYVITQIPFGILSKRFGARLFLGVGMLINSVFGLLVPVAAEAGYPWLILVRFIQGLGEGPIVPCSHAMLAKWIPPNERSRMGAAVYAGAQFGTVISMPLSGLLSAYGFAGGWPSIFYVFGLIGTVWCIAFLLFVSEDPEQCPSIKEAEKKYILNSLWGAAGSSSPPIPWRKILMSMPFWAIMLAHMGQNYGYETLMTELPTFMRQVLHFSIKDNGFVSALPYLCMWLFSMFISVVADWMLSSGRFNHTQVRKIINSIGEYGPAIGLFIAANTGCNPAATVAILAVGVGLNGGIYSGFKVNHLDISPRFAGILMAFTNCLANLTGLLAPIVAGYIIEGKPTQAQWRKVFYIAGGIYIFCATFYNLFGSGRRQDWDNPADDEANAKKAADKKAKKNAAKNENTAETAQ
- the LOC119830691 gene encoding putative inorganic phosphate cotransporter isoform X2 produces the protein MGLKSEDDKRPSKLAIMDDISDSPRGLGTRHWVTFMLFLGMANAYIMRTNMSVAIVAMVNHTALPVDKEAMDTECGAVDGNSTKEVLTQDGQFVWSSTLQGYILSSFFYGYVITQIPFGILSKRFGARLFLGVGMLINSVFGLLVPVAAEAGYPWLILVRFIQGLGEGPIVPCSHAMLAKWIPPNERSRMGAAVYAGAQFGTVISMPLSGLLSAYGFAGGWPSIFYVFGLIGTVWCIAFLLFVSEDPEQCPSIKEAEKKYILNSLWGAAGSSSPPIPWRKILMSMPFWAIMLAHMGQNYGYETLMTELPTFMRQVLHFSIKDNGFVSALPYLCMWLFSMFISVVADWMLSSGRFNHTQVRKIINSIGEYGPAIGLFIAANTGCNPAATVAILAVGVGLNGGIYSGFKVNHLDISPRFAGILMAFTNCLANLTGLLAPIVAGYIIEGKPTQAQWRKVFYIAGGIYIFCATFYNLFGSGRRQDWDNPADDEANAKKAADKKAKKNAAKNENTAETAQ